From Dethiobacter alkaliphilus AHT 1, one genomic window encodes:
- a CDS encoding DUF302 domain-containing protein — protein MFLQPIFEVVTNKSFGEAVDAVIERTKANGFRVLHVHDVQATLAEKNFEQEPLKIIEVCNAKYAHTALQIEVTVSLLMPCRINVYVTEGKTVISTVKPRSLAGIFNKPELQSFAEDVEEVLLRIIDESK, from the coding sequence ATGTTCTTGCAGCCAATTTTTGAAGTTGTCACCAATAAGTCTTTTGGCGAAGCGGTGGATGCTGTCATTGAAAGAACCAAGGCAAACGGTTTCAGGGTGCTTCATGTTCATGATGTACAGGCTACGTTGGCAGAAAAGAACTTTGAGCAGGAACCGCTTAAGATTATAGAGGTCTGCAATGCAAAATATGCTCATACGGCGCTGCAAATCGAAGTGACCGTCAGCCTGCTGATGCCCTGTCGGATTAATGTGTATGTAACGGAAGGCAAAACAGTCATCAGCACAGTTAAACCCCGTTCTCTGGCAGGAATATTTAATAAGCCGGAGCTGCAAAGTTTCGCGGAGGATGTTGAGGAAGTTTTGCTCAGGATTATTGATGAAAGTAAATAG
- a CDS encoding CPBP family intramembrane glutamic endopeptidase, with the protein MKILVITGKIVLTVVVVFVLTFVAVMVLGLLGSVLSGQMDPAQFVQLPLVNRLLLIISTAVNIGAVLIMYYLFERKRGWSLGWRQRERWRLGKEGAIWGIGIMTAAFMVIWALGGLQVTGFTLESGVIDALLFSVVLFAVVAVGEELLCRGYWYGLIKNDFGSQAAIVGTSVVFAALHLMNSNVLQSPVPFINLLLAGVLLGVAREVTGGLWVPMGIHFTWNLFQGNIFGFAVSGLQIEHSVIQIETAGSQLLSGGGFGAEGSLVTTAILVAFTLVIARKYQNDVIYKR; encoded by the coding sequence ATGAAGATTTTAGTGATTACAGGTAAAATTGTGCTGACTGTGGTTGTTGTCTTCGTCCTGACCTTTGTCGCTGTAATGGTGCTGGGCTTATTGGGTTCGGTGCTGTCCGGTCAGATGGATCCTGCACAATTTGTGCAGCTGCCGCTGGTTAACAGGCTGCTGCTGATTATTTCCACTGCTGTGAATATTGGGGCCGTACTTATTATGTATTACTTATTTGAACGAAAACGGGGCTGGTCATTGGGATGGCGGCAAAGAGAACGTTGGCGGCTGGGAAAGGAAGGCGCAATTTGGGGTATAGGAATCATGACGGCGGCTTTTATGGTTATCTGGGCCCTCGGTGGGCTGCAGGTAACCGGCTTTACACTGGAATCAGGTGTAATTGATGCGCTGTTGTTCTCTGTGGTTTTGTTTGCAGTTGTGGCTGTAGGTGAGGAACTGTTGTGCCGCGGGTACTGGTATGGATTGATTAAAAATGATTTTGGATCGCAGGCGGCTATTGTTGGTACCTCTGTTGTGTTTGCGGCGCTTCATTTGATGAACAGCAACGTGCTGCAAAGCCCGGTGCCCTTTATTAATTTGCTTTTGGCTGGGGTGCTCTTGGGTGTGGCCAGGGAAGTGACCGGTGGTTTATGGGTGCCCATGGGTATCCATTTTACCTGGAACCTTTTTCAGGGAAATATCTTTGGCTTTGCCGTTTCCGGTTTGCAGATTGAGCATTCAGTAATCCAGATTGAAACCGCAGGTTCTCAGCTTCTTTCCGGCGGTGGGTTCGGCGCTGAAGGGAGCCTGGTTACCACTGCCATATTGGTGGCCTTTACCTTGGTGATTGCCCGTAAGTATCAAAATGACGTGATTTATAAAAGATGA
- a CDS encoding nitroreductase family protein produces MDTILRRRSIRKYKDKPVPEQVVYELLRAGMNAPSAGNAQPWHFVVIRDRKILDAVPEFHPYSGMIREAPMAILVCGDLREEKYPGYWVQDCSAATQNILLAAQDRGLGTVWLGMYPREERVLAMRKLLGMPEEVIPLSLIPVGYPAEKKGPADRFLPERVHYDGWNKSG; encoded by the coding sequence GTGGATACAATTTTAAGAAGACGCAGTATTCGCAAATATAAGGACAAGCCGGTGCCGGAGCAGGTGGTGTATGAACTGCTCAGGGCAGGCATGAATGCGCCGTCGGCAGGAAATGCACAACCCTGGCATTTTGTGGTGATCAGGGACCGTAAGATTTTAGATGCCGTCCCCGAATTTCACCCCTATTCCGGGATGATCAGGGAAGCGCCCATGGCCATTTTGGTCTGCGGCGATTTGCGGGAGGAAAAGTATCCGGGATATTGGGTACAGGATTGTTCAGCAGCGACCCAGAATATTTTGCTGGCGGCTCAGGATCGTGGGTTGGGTACGGTTTGGTTGGGAATGTACCCGCGGGAGGAGCGGGTATTGGCAATGCGCAAACTTCTGGGCATGCCCGAAGAGGTGATACCCCTTTCCCTTATTCCTGTGGGGTATCCTGCGGAAAAGAAAGGACCGGCAGACCGGTTTTTACCGGAGCGGGTCCATTATGACGGGTGGAATAAATCCGGTTAA
- a CDS encoding DMT family transporter — MTDRNKGILLMIASSVFFALMATLVRLSGDLPTMEKVFFRNVVGFAVSAFLILRSRGSFWGVDKRALFIRAFFGFVALVFYFYAIDNLPLANAVILNQTSPFFVLILAFLWLREKIRKPQWVAIIFALFGVSLIVQPGLDYELFPAIIGLLSAVLAAAAYAAVRHLRLTDQPQTIVFYFTGFTTLATLPFLIFGEFVMPDLFQFLALLGVGITATIAQFLMTYAYRYCEAGELSIYAYGNTITAMFLGLLIFGELPDIVSLLGVTFVLFGAYLNYYSKQSQIVPESGERDCS; from the coding sequence ATGACTGACAGAAATAAAGGTATTTTACTTATGATTGCTTCATCTGTTTTTTTTGCCCTGATGGCCACTCTGGTGCGGCTTTCCGGAGATTTACCCACCATGGAAAAAGTGTTTTTTCGTAATGTGGTGGGTTTTGCCGTCTCCGCATTTTTGATCTTGAGAAGCAGGGGGAGTTTTTGGGGCGTGGATAAAAGAGCTTTGTTTATCCGGGCTTTCTTTGGCTTTGTGGCCTTGGTTTTTTATTTTTATGCCATTGACAACCTGCCTTTGGCAAACGCGGTAATCCTAAATCAGACCAGTCCGTTTTTTGTCCTGATTCTGGCCTTTCTCTGGTTGAGGGAAAAAATACGCAAACCCCAGTGGGTGGCCATAATTTTTGCCCTCTTTGGTGTGTCGCTGATTGTGCAGCCGGGATTGGACTATGAGCTGTTTCCCGCCATTATCGGTCTTTTGTCGGCGGTGCTGGCGGCGGCGGCCTATGCCGCAGTGAGGCATTTGCGCCTGACAGATCAGCCTCAGACCATAGTTTTTTATTTTACCGGCTTTACTACCCTGGCCACATTGCCCTTTTTAATTTTCGGTGAATTTGTTATGCCTGATTTGTTTCAGTTTCTGGCCCTTTTGGGGGTGGGAATAACTGCCACCATTGCGCAATTTTTGATGACCTATGCGTACCGCTATTGTGAGGCAGGGGAATTGTCCATTTATGCCTACGGCAATACCATTACCGCCATGTTTTTGGGTTTGCTGATCTTCGGGGAGCTTCCCGACATTGTCAGCCTGCTGGGAGTCACCTTTGTGCTGTTTGGCGCTTATCTCAATTACTACTCCAAACAGAGCCAAATTGTCCCTGAAAGCGGGGAGCGGGACTGCAGCTAA
- a CDS encoding reductive dehalogenase, translated as MIPRKQYVVERPGYEVNEEEYRRFPVHRQAFVTVSEEDTGEKVYMGWIEKMQASAQKNMMRNLSGRTVVDYAVNFGANTVNLILGEYGFPNSHFLKWDPLYIPEPMTEHPVEMEPEKLTKLVKETSELYGADLVGVTELDEKWVYSEDHLSKPFVFADTPRPRETEEAFEIPKSVNRAIVIAVAMDAKMIETSPEVTASTSVAVGYSRMGITAVSLAEFIRSLGYVAIPCMNDTTMSIPLAIDAGLGEVGRHGLLITPEFGSNVRLCKVLTNMPLIPDQPINMGLTEFCHQCMLCAVHCPANAITKENPSFSGVCENNNSGVKKWQVRSSDCLRFWQQNGADCINCIAVCPFTYGYEWSQCMECVRCDTTHGCALHITTHLREKHGYVKDAYWWERPTINPLTRKGL; from the coding sequence TTGATTCCTCGTAAGCAATATGTTGTTGAGCGTCCCGGATACGAAGTAAATGAAGAAGAGTACCGCCGTTTTCCTGTGCATAGGCAGGCTTTTGTTACGGTGAGCGAAGAAGACACCGGAGAAAAGGTTTACATGGGATGGATTGAAAAGATGCAGGCCAGTGCGCAAAAGAATATGATGCGCAATCTGTCCGGCAGAACTGTGGTGGATTACGCTGTTAACTTTGGCGCCAATACCGTTAACCTTATTTTAGGGGAATACGGATTTCCCAACAGTCACTTTCTTAAATGGGATCCGCTTTATATTCCGGAGCCCATGACAGAGCATCCGGTGGAGATGGAACCGGAAAAGCTGACAAAGCTGGTTAAGGAAACATCAGAACTATATGGCGCAGATTTAGTGGGCGTGACTGAATTAGACGAGAAGTGGGTCTATTCTGAAGACCATCTCTCCAAACCGTTTGTCTTTGCCGATACCCCAAGGCCCCGGGAAACAGAAGAAGCTTTTGAGATCCCCAAATCAGTTAACCGTGCCATTGTCATAGCTGTGGCCATGGATGCAAAGATGATTGAAACATCGCCGGAAGTAACTGCAAGCACCTCAGTTGCTGTGGGCTATTCCAGGATGGGGATTACCGCTGTTTCTTTGGCTGAATTCATTCGTTCTCTGGGCTATGTTGCCATTCCCTGCATGAATGACACCACCATGAGTATACCGCTGGCCATTGATGCTGGCTTGGGAGAAGTGGGCCGGCATGGCCTTTTGATAACTCCGGAATTTGGCTCTAATGTGCGTTTGTGTAAGGTACTTACCAATATGCCGCTAATCCCGGATCAGCCCATTAATATGGGCCTTACTGAGTTTTGCCATCAGTGCATGCTTTGTGCGGTTCACTGCCCGGCAAATGCCATCACCAAAGAAAATCCCTCCTTTAGCGGGGTTTGCGAGAACAACAATTCTGGTGTGAAAAAGTGGCAGGTCCGTTCCAGCGACTGTCTGCGTTTCTGGCAGCAAAACGGTGCCGATTGCATAAACTGCATCGCAGTATGTCCGTTTACCTACGGCTATGAATGGTCACAATGCATGGAGTGTGTCCGTTGTGATACAACCCACGGCTGTGCATTGCACATTACCACCCATTTGCGGGAGAAGCACGGTTATGTCAAAGATGCATACTGGTGGGAGCGACCCACAATAAACCCCTTGACAAGAAAAGGATTATAA
- a CDS encoding GerMN domain-containing protein, whose translation MVRKIIALIFVLALVAVGCPQQAEPEPEAVTENVTLYYGSEGNEELVTEEREISYREGEDRYQVVLEELIAGPETEGYTANIPEETEVYGTILQNDSLLVNFSEEFTNFGGSVAEVVAIASVVNTLTQFEEIERVKILAEGEELIAPSGERRGFMEPFATEITPPAVQQTVILYFARPDATAVVPEEREISLPQEAEFAQQLELVLEELIAGPQREDLSPTIPAEVSVLNVDVAENTATVNFSEEMHTEHTGGAAGETMTILSIVNTLTEFPEVEDVLMQVEGEPMNIEHVILDAPVQRNEELIEEE comes from the coding sequence ATGGTGCGCAAAATAATTGCTTTGATATTTGTTCTGGCCCTGGTGGCAGTGGGCTGTCCGCAGCAGGCGGAGCCGGAACCCGAAGCTGTAACGGAAAACGTTACGCTATATTACGGTAGCGAGGGTAATGAAGAACTGGTCACCGAAGAGCGGGAAATATCTTACCGTGAGGGTGAGGACCGCTACCAGGTTGTGTTGGAAGAGTTAATTGCCGGCCCGGAGACTGAGGGCTATACCGCAAATATCCCAGAGGAAACAGAGGTTTACGGTACTATTTTGCAAAATGATTCATTGCTGGTTAACTTCAGCGAAGAATTTACGAACTTTGGCGGCAGTGTGGCGGAAGTGGTGGCCATTGCTTCTGTGGTCAACACGCTGACTCAGTTTGAAGAAATAGAACGGGTGAAAATCCTTGCTGAGGGGGAAGAACTAATTGCTCCCAGCGGTGAGCGGCGCGGGTTCATGGAGCCCTTTGCCACAGAAATAACTCCGCCGGCAGTTCAGCAAACGGTGATACTGTATTTTGCCCGTCCTGATGCCACCGCCGTTGTGCCGGAGGAGCGGGAAATATCATTGCCGCAGGAAGCGGAATTTGCACAGCAGCTTGAACTTGTGCTGGAAGAATTGATTGCCGGCCCCCAGCGTGAAGATTTAAGCCCAACCATCCCTGCTGAGGTCAGTGTGCTGAACGTGGACGTGGCGGAAAATACCGCCACAGTGAATTTCTCAGAGGAAATGCACACCGAACATACCGGAGGTGCTGCGGGAGAAACAATGACCATCCTTTCCATTGTTAATACCCTCACCGAATTTCCGGAAGTTGAAGATGTGCTGATGCAGGTGGAGGGCGAACCGATGAATATCGAGCACGTAATACTGGATGCACCGGTACAGCGCAATGAA